The following proteins come from a genomic window of Sander vitreus isolate 19-12246 chromosome 14, sanVit1, whole genome shotgun sequence:
- the ptk2aa gene encoding protein tyrosine kinase 2aa isoform X8, translating into MPSTRDYEIQRDRIELGRCIGEGQFGDVHQGVYNSPDKPPLPVAIKTCKNCTSDSVREKFLQEALTMRQFDHPHIVKLIGVITENPVWIIMELCTLGELRSFLQVRKYNLDLATLILFAYQLSTALAYLESKRFVHRDIAARNVLVSSVDCVMLGDFGLSRYMEDSSYYKASKGKLPIKWMAPESINFRRFTSASDVWMFGVCMWEILMYGIKPFQGVKNNDVIGRIENGERLAMPPQCPPTLYSLMTKCWSYDPSKRPRFTELKTQLSTILEEEKLQQEERLRMEMRRQVTVSWDSGGSDEAPPKPSRPGYPSPRSSEGFFSSPQLNHFPPSAHGGVGGIGGSCSPSDSWNQHRPEHIALWSPNMEDAGCVGQAMMEERLMMQQQQMEDDQRWLEQEESFMVMKAESRNSRGSIDREDGTLQAPGGSQHIYQPVGKPEHVAPPKKPPRPGAPGHLGNLASLCPVDSYNEGVKLQPQEISPPPTANLDRSNDKVYENVTGLVKAVIEMSNRIQPAAPEEYVPMVKEVGLALRTLLATVDETLPALPASAHREIEMAQKLLNSDLAELIAKMKLAQQYVMTSLQKDYKKQMLMAAHALAVDAKNLLDVIDQSRLKMIRPH; encoded by the exons GACAAACCACCTCTACCTGTTGCCATTAAGACCTGTAAGAACTGTACATCAGACAGCGTCAGAGAAAAGTTTCTACAAGAAGCAT TGACAATGCGTCAGTTTGACCATCCTCACATCGTCAAGCTGATCGGAGTGATCACAGAAAACCCTGTTTGGATCATCATGGAGCTGTGTACGCTTGGAGAG TTACGTTCATTCCTTCAGGTGAGGAAGTACAATTTGGATTTAGCCACTCTCATTCTGTTCGCCTACCAGCTCAGCACAGCGCTCGCATATCTGGAGAGTAAACGCTTTgtgcacag GGACATAGCAGCACGCAATGTGTTGGTCTCTTCAGTCGACTGTGTGATGCTCGGAGACTTTGGTCTGTCACGATACATGGAGGACAGCTCTTACTACAAAG CTTCTAAAGGTAAACTTCCTATCAAATGGATGGCTCCTGAATCTATCAACTTCAGAAGATTCACCTCTGCCAGTGATGTCTGGATGTTTG gtgtgtgtatgtgggagaTTTTGATGTATGGCATCAAGCCTTTCCAGGGCGTGAAGAACAATGACGTGATTGGCAGGATAGAGAACGGCGAGCGATTGGCTATGCCTCCTCAGTGTCCGCCCACCCTCTACAGTTTGATGACCAAATGTTGGTCGTATGACCCAAGCAAGAGACCGCGATTCACTGAACTCAAAACACAACTCAG CACCATACTGGAGGAAGAGAAGCTTCAACAAGAGGAGAGACTTCGAATGGAGATGAGGAGACAAGTCACCGTGTCCTGGGACTCTGGAGGGTCTGATGAAGCACCGCCTAAA CCCAGTAGACCGGGTTACCCCAGTCCTCGTTCCAGTGAAGGCTTCTTCTCCAGCCCCCAACTCAACCACTTCCCG CCATCAGCCCATGGTGGTGTAGGAGGAATAGGAGGCAGCTGCTCTCCTTCTGATTCCTGGAATCAACACAGACCTGAACACATTGCGCTGTGGAGCCCTAACATGGAG GACGCTGGATGTGTAGGCCAGGCTATGATGGAGGAGAGACTGATGATGCAGCAACAACAGATGGAGGACGACCAGCGGTGGCTGGAGCAGGAAGAGAGCTTCATGGTAATG AAGGCAGAGTCCAGAAACAGCAGAGGAAGCATTGACAGAGAGGACGGCACACTTCAAGCACCG GGTGGAAGCCAACATATCTACCAGCCTGTAGGGAAACCAG AACATGTGGCTCCTCCTAAGAAACCGCCCCGCCCCGGAGCTCCTGGTCATCTAGGCAACCTGGCCAGTCTCTGCCCAGTGGACAGCTACAACGAGGGGGTTAAG TTGCAGCCTCAGGAGATCAGCCCACCCCCCACCGCCAACTTGGATCGCTCTAACGACAAAGTGTACGAGAACGTGACAGGATTGGTTAAAGCTGTGATTGAGATGTCCAACAGGATTCAGCCTGCAGCCCCAGAGGAGTACGTCCCAATGGTCAAG gagGTGGGTCTGGCTCTGAGGACTCTGCTAGCGACAGTGGACGAGACACTTCCTGCGCTGCCAGCCAGCGCACACagagag ATTGAGATGGCTCAGAAGTTGTTGAATTCAGATCTGGCCGAGTTAATAGCGAAGATGAAACTGGCCCAACAGTATGTCATGACAAG TTTACAAAAGGACTACAAGAAACAGATGCTAATGGCAGCTCACGCCCTCGCAGTGGATGCCAAGAACCTGCTGGATGTCATTGACCAATCACGACTCAAGATGATCCGCCCACATTAG